One Mytilus trossulus isolate FHL-02 chromosome 5, PNRI_Mtr1.1.1.hap1, whole genome shotgun sequence DNA segment encodes these proteins:
- the LOC134718801 gene encoding mucin-2-like isoform X3: MQEIQLFISLYFIIVKIVLGLNLYERCTDNTQCPTSSACRPYDCQGYTCLCDEGFVATDDKTKCLKGRLIGDKCSFTDSICMSPFAFCLGHCECMGVFQPTEDGRCKLPGMGFTGDKCDELSPCHPPAACTNNKCVCEYPYRPLTNFEYWVDPMHPRQCVPESYSPGKCNGTDITIPPALQPTTSTTSTTTTTTTTTIVPPTTTREATTTTTTTKPTTTTEPPPPPSPPTTTTLATTTTKATTTTTTTHPTTTTKRPTTTKRPTTTHRPTTTKRPTTTEMPTTTKMPTTTHRPTTTKRPTTTKRPTTTKRPTTTRQRPTTTKRPTTTTQRQTTTKRQITTKMPATTQRPTTTKRQKTTTQRATTTSKRPTTMTTYPTTTTTYTSTTEFKSTRTDPKTIITEITTVSEPIPIYTKQNQTANLSMAVNSNLSEIEDNRHKNKSNFNGTLHIYKQNFSNNRDMSSTKFNNSDQLLGSSILLSSSPVQSSLPTGVYNVKPESNEYIMPSLSYRSIPTSAMSDDIAPTLTSSTDVLSDTRTKTETWRELTLPSSTPLMSQGQTHSNIVSTIASTEVISMHNSSLPYETIIHTTSLPDVVSVENIHTDKSIENKKNPNSDSNFPTVPIFHIFSRTNDNKKIIKSENLLILKETPAMEKTKFLMSGNTKSDSVSEEQKTTPVNRFSVNVVTSVLTSEFQPITTPHTTTTFQPITTKKTKPFPPHLFVPMRPIVPIAVTLFDIGRELYSSCTQHSQCPEHAQCRPNTCQGYMCLCEEGYIASEDRKFCLRAIRNGERCDPRTDKCLSKFSMCAGVCKCLEFFEHTRDGRCKLPNAGYLGDDCSKRGCQYPSKCVDGRCRCVPPFRELSAEEFWISPQSTLQCRMHDYSLDKCNGSYIQVPRDLRPNITTPPQEPTESRMTTNIPNVTPMLPEADFPGEKPDKPEVIRSGVDQLILPISIVGVFLVNVIAAIIVLVCRRKRRSDRARNLDEAKKRKLAEEQKQKHRFKIPRPNVHPPEYSNIVDNSSSDSSTYYNYLNTGFSSFHEETDTYEEIDKKVLKGSL; encoded by the exons gtttaaatttatatgaaagGTGTACAGACAATACTCAATGTCCCACAAGTTCTGCCTGCCGTCCATACGATTGTCAAGGATATACTTGTCTCTGTGATGAAGGATTTGTCGCCACTgatgacaaaacaaaatgtttgaaag gacGACTTATTGGAGATAAATGTAGCTTTACCGACAGCATTTGCATGTCTCCCTTTGCCTTCTGTCTCGGTCATTGTGAATGCATGGGTGTTTTCCAGCCTACAGAAGACGGTCGATGTAAGCTTCCAGGAATGGGATTTACAGGTGACAAATGTGACGAGTTGTCTCCCTGTCATCCACCGGCTGCGTGCACAAACAACAAATGTGTCTGTGAATATCCATACCGTCCATTGACTAACTTTGAATATTGGGTTGACCCTATGCATCCACGGCAATGTGTACCAGAATCATACTCTCCAG GAAAATGTAATGGAACAGACATAACAATACCTCCTGCATTGCAGCCGACCACATCAACCACGTCAACAACAACCACTACAACAACTACTACTATAGTACCACCAACAACAACTAGGGAAGCTACTACAACTACGACGACGACAAAACCTACCACTACAACTgaaccaccaccaccaccatcaCCACCAACAACAACAACTTTGGCTACAACAACTACAAAGGCAACTACAACAACAACCACTACACATCCCACAACAACGACTAAAAGGCCAACAACGACAAAAAGGCCAACAACCACGCACAGGCCAACAACGACGAAAAGGCCAACAACGACGGAAATGCCAACAACGACGAAAATGCCAACAACCACGCATAGGCCAACAACGACAAAAAGGCCAACAACAACGAAAAGGCCAACAACAACGAAAAGGCCAACAACAACCAGGCAAAGGCCAACTACGACGAAAAGGCCAACAACAACCACACAAAGGCAAACAACGACGAAAAGGCAAATAACGACAAAAATGCCAGCAACGACACAAAGACCAACAACgacaaaaaggcaaaaaacAACCACGCAAAGGGCAACAACAACGTCGAAAAGGCCAACAACAATGACGACTTATCCAACCACAACGACAACATATACTAGTACTACCGAATTTAAATCAACGAGAACAGATccaaaaacaattataacagAAATAACTACTGTCTCTGAACCTATCCCTATATATACCAAACAAAACCAAACAGCGAATCTTTCTATGGCAGTTAATAGTAATTTGTCTGAAATTGAAGATAAtagacacaaaaataaaagcaatTTTAACGGTACTTTgcatatatacaaacaaaatttttcTAACAATAGAGATATGTCATCTACTAAATTCAACAATTCCGATCAACTATTAGGTAGCTCTATACTTTTATCTAGTTCGCCTGTGCAGTCGAGTTTACCGACAGGTGTTTACAACGTAAAGCCAgaatcaaatgaatatataatGCCTTCCCTGTCATATAGGTCGATACCAACATCAGCTATGTCTGATGACATTGCACCAACATTGACATCAAGTACTGATGTTCTGTCCGATACAAGAACGAAAACAGAAACATGGCGTGAATTAACTTTGCCTTCGAGCACACCGTTGATGAGTCAAGGACAAACACATAGCAATATTGTATCTACTATTGCTTCAACTGAAGTAATCTCTATGCATAACTCATCTTTGCCATATGAGACAATCATCCACACAACGTCTCTCCCAGATGTTGTAAGTGTTGAAAATATCCACACGGACAaatcaatagaaaataaaaaaaatccaaacagTGATTCTAATTTTCCTACCGTTCCTATATTCCATATATTCTCACGAACTAATGATAATAAGAAGATcataaaaagtgaaaatttacTTATTCTGAAGGAGACACCCGCCATGGAAAAAACTAAATTCCTAATGAGTGGTAACACTAAATCCGATAGTGTTTCTGAAGAACAGAAAACAACTCCAGTAAACAGATTTAGTGTAAATGTTGTTACGTCAGTACTCACGTCTGAATTTCAGCCAATCACAACACCACACACAACGACAACATTTCAACCAATCAccaccaagaaaacaaaaccaTTTCCACCCCACTTATTCGTACCTATGAGACCAATAGTACCTATTGCTGTAACGCTGTTTGATATTGGACGTGAGCTGTACTCAAGTTGTACACAACATTCGCAATGTCCAGAGCATGCGCAGTGTAGACCAAATACGTGTCAAGGTTACATGTGTCTGTGTGAAGAAGGGTATATTGCAAGTGAAGATCGTAAATTCTGTCTGAGAG ctATCCGGAATGGCGAAAGATGTGATCCAAGGACAGACAAATGTTTGTCTAAATTTTCCATGTGTGCTGGTGTATGTAAATGCTTGGAATTTTTCGAGCATACACGAGATGGTCGATGTAAGCTTCCGAATGCTGGGTATCTTGGTGATGACTGCTCAAAACGAGGCTGCCAGTATCCATCTAAATGTGTAGACGGTAGATGTCGCTGTGTACCTCCTTTCCGGGAGTTATCAGCAGAGGAGTTCTGGATATCTCCACAGTCAACGTTACAATGTAGAATGCATGATTACTCGCTTG ATAAATGCAATGGTTCGTACATTCAAGTTCCACGTGATCTCCGGCCAAATATTACTACGCCTCCACAGGAACCAACAG AATCAAGAATGACAACAAATATCCCAAATGTAACACCAATGTTACCGGAAGCTGACTTCCCAGGAGAGAAACCCGATAAACCTGAGGTTATTAGAAGCGGCGTCG ATCAGCTCATCTTACCAATATCTATAGTTGGCGTTTTTCTTGTGAACGTCATTGCTGCAATCATTGTATTAGTGTGTAGACGTAAACGGCG TTCAGATCGAGCACGAAACCTCGATGAAGCAAAGAAAAGGAAACTAGCAGAAGAGCAGAAACAGAAACACAGGTTTAAGATACCACGCCCTAATGTCCACCCTCCAGAATACTCAAATATCGTTGACAATTCTAGCAGTGATAGCTCGACATATTACAACTATCTAAATACGGGGTTCTCTAGTTTTCACGAGGAAACTGACACGTACGAGGAAATCGACAAAAAGGTCTTAAAAGGAAGTTTGTAG
- the LOC134718801 gene encoding uncharacterized protein LOC134718801 isoform X1: MALSTATSIISTAPANYSTSKKLQFLFFSYSTASAAAAALSSLSSPYLNLEIADSRMSTLPIPDNVKLYTVSLPEQNNVLETFSMKPSYTTTSLVPLFNLMRSVLLSPKNSGPYDIDVKTEMFDKQGNTRFTTSVSTTGVSNFIQFENNSINTRSEHHSVEPSLMFSSITPVFSLQGSSEQKHPDSRKHSRITDTNDSQPITLKGYAEKESSLKSNVNSVLLSINNRDNLSSKYKPRPTTEEYGLQSSFSSEYIVNVETIQTQATLGESTYDNIKNNNGGFESAVVYSSSLYKSITTDGFAANEYSFRQLSSNILDQFGNSSRNNIDITKTLNDVIETSDLQYIFTKYSMKDNMASSFEKYSNVTTNIPTMNHSNETRFDIHNYITGSSVYKVRSNEVLDTISKHGVSIVNEGRTTYSIIRTTIDMSQVSSANETFTDINELTNNGNLTRYTRSVSLNRMKQSINLKRKEILSTKSVLYMDGSLKNNIAEFTNQDTTNTRDVYIGSINTQNADQSNDKISVYKLSDDDIEVTTLSTILENTKTHTSLIGDVDLNFDSPRVVDNEELRISLSKTSVNLYHTLSKDSSPVVNVVTNIHSFQIDRTTPLVLNNTDDKSLSINATSTHQYLHFETLNMTHNVLNSMSIEQNINPNSSYLTSLRLSNSNTSGTGNLFLKYTNVQSRSLRTQTQKDNFSNISNDLTHQLNISTLTNKLSHGEAFSSELRSLFLHPSFAKLKDIVNTDNTIQLHRTPNKAFDEKLINHTFKSIIKLPKSNIVNTTNNSFNQTAEIKPNVTYSQKIFTKLSKESYNFSPNSNITVERYTDTINVSSLSTTMTKLSQNALPEVNSTASGKNMLTEAILESASTNISMVPMENTNEPTLLTTTFETIGTTFTSATDFDSRMNNSTEGFAFQNTITTDLLPISKSEIRNNTYKVSSQFESQNEEAETLVDALKIPSNQLYVSIFDNMVMKTAPIFNFDDTITMETMVLTYENKLLKFTMPSVYEDTLLETSHIINIKDNHTDIILKHEFRTFTTEAQPTSRFENNEVDYSSSSLFETKDDEAVPISPIAYTELGATGNLDSHKMRMNNKLSSSFLDTFMRAKETSATTTRLPELKAPFQTQIPDNFITNEPNDATFQLSSMFNQLTDIAHHLTTSIINELPSSNLNSEEYLSKNIDQNPYASHHLLYPSLIDNGIISNHMSKEELTNPSEIVNVKTYIHRLLKEPIIKHLNADLFVSLVPTTTLFMNRQDEDKMTRFESRMTTNIPNVTPMLPEADFPGEKPDKPEVIRSGVDQLILPISIVGVFLVNVIAAIIVLVCRRKRRSDRARNLDEAKKRKLAEEQKQKHRFKIPRPNVHPPEYSNIVDNSSSDSSTYYNYLNTGFSSFHEETDTYEEIDKKVLKGSL, encoded by the exons ATGGCTTTGAGCACTGCAACTTCAATCATTTCTACTGCGCCTGCAAACTATTCTACAAGCAAAAAGCtacaatttcttttcttttcatactCTACTGCGTCTGCGGCTGCGGCTGCGCTATCTTCTCTTTCTTCGCCTTATTTGAATCTAGAAATAGCAGACTCTAGAATGAGCACTTTACCAATTCCAGACAATGTTAAATTATATACGGTTAGTTTACCTGAGcaaaataatgttttagaaACATTTTCTATGAAGCCGTCATACACTACAACATCATTAGTCcctctttttaatttaatgcgTTCTGTTTTGCTTAGTCCGAAAAACTCAGGACCTTACGATATCGATGTAAAAACAGAAATGTTTGACAAGCAAGGAAATACTCGATTCACAACTTCTGTATCAACTACAGGTGTCtctaattttattcaatttgaaaataatagtaTCAATACAAGGTCAGAACATCATTCAGTTGAGCCCAGTCTCATGTTTTCGTCCATTACTCCAGTATTCTCCCTTCAAGGATCGTCTGAGCAAAAACACCCAGACAGTAGAAAACACAGTCGGATAACAGACACAAATGATTCACAACCAATAACATTAAAAGGATACGCCGAAAAAGAAAGTTCGCTAAAATCTAACGTGAATTCAGTGTTACTGAGCATCAACAACAGAGATAATTTGTCTTCGAAATACAAACCAAGACCAACTACAGAAGAATACGGACTCCAATCCTCTTTTTCATCAGAATATATAGTTAATGTAGAAACTATACAGACGCAAGCCACATTGGGTGAATCAActtatgataatataaaaaataataatggtgGCTTTGAATCCGCTGTTGTGTATTCATCTAGTTTGTATAAATCAATTACAACTGATGGTTTTGCTGCAAATGAATATAGTTTTCGTCAACTATCATCCAACATATTAGATCAATTTGGAAATTCATCAAGAAATAATATCGATATTACAAAAACATTGAACGATGTAATAGAAACTTCTGATCTACAATATATATTCACCAAGTACTCAATGAAAGACAATATGGCCAGTTCATTCGAAAAATACTCTAATGTTACTACAAATATTCCAACTATGAACCATAGCAATGAGACCAGATTTGATATTCACAATTATATAACCGGATCTTCAGTGTATAAAGTGCGTTCCAATGAAGTGTTAGACACTATATCAAAACATGGGGTTTCAATTGTAAACGAAGGCCGTACTACTTATTCAATCATTAGAACTACAATAGATATGAGTCAGGTTTCATCAGCAAATGAAACGTTCACAGACATAAACGAATTAACAAATAATGGAAATCTGACAAGATATACAAGAAGTGTATCTTTAAACAGGATGAAACAGTCTATTAACCTTAAAAGAAAGGAGATTTTGTCTACAAAATCCGTTTTGTACATGGATGGATCACTGAAAAATAACATCGCTGAATTTACAAACCAAGATACCACCAATACAAGGGATGTATATATTGGAAGTATTAACACTCAGAATGCAGACCAATCGAATGATAAAATATCGGTGTATAAGCTTTCGGATGATGACATTGAAGTTACAACTTTAAGCACAATTTTGGAAAATACGAAAACTCACACGAGCCTCATTGGGGATGTGGATCTTAATTTCGATTCACCTCGAGTAGTTGATAATGAGGAACTTCgtatttctctttcaaaaacGTCAGTAAATTTGTATCACACTCTTTCGAAAGATTCGTCACCAGTTGTTAATGTGGTTACGAATATACacagttttcaaattgatcGTACTACACCGCTAGTACTAAACAACACTGATGATAAATCCTTATCAATCAACGCAACTTCAACACATCAGTATTTGCATTTTGAAACTTTGAATATGACACATAATGTGTTGAACTCTATGTcaattgaacaaaatattaatcCTAATTCTTCGTACTTGACCAGTTTAAGGTTATCCAATAGTAATACCAGCGGCACTGGAaacctctttttaaaatatacaaatgtacagaGTAGGAGTCTGAGAACTCAAACTCAGAAAGACAATTTCTCAAATATTTCAAACGATTTAACGcatcaattaaatatttctactttaacaaacaaattatcACATGGTGAAGCATTTTCATCTGAGTTGCGTTCCCTCTTTCTACATCCATCTTTTGCCAAATTAAAAGACATTGTCAACACCGATAATACCATTCAACTTCACAGAACACCTAATAAAGCCTTTGacgaaaaattaataaatcatacctttaaatctattataaaattaccaaaatcGAACATTGTCAATACGACGAACAATAGCTTCAATCAAACGGCAGAAATAAAGCCTAACGTTACTTACagtcaaaaaatatttacaaagttGTCTAAAGAGAGTTATAATTTTAGTCCTAATTCTAATATTACAGTAGAAAGGTATACCGATACAATAAATGTATCGTCGCTGTCAACCACAATGACAAAACTATCACAAAACGCGCTACCGGAAGTCAACTCTACTGCTTCAGGCAAAAATATGCTCACCGAAGCAATTCTCGAATCTGCATCTACCAACATCAGTATGGTTCCAATGGAAAACACCAATGAACCAACATTGCTAACAACTACATTTGAAACCATAGGGACGACTTTTACATCGGCTACTGATTTTGACTCAAGAATGAATAATTCAACAGAGGGTTTTGCATTTCAGAATACAATAACAACAGATTTACTACCTATATCCAAAAGCGAAATCAGGAATAATACTTATAAAGTCTCATCACAATTTGAATCTCAAAATGAAGAAGCAGAGACATTAGTTGATGCTTTGAAAATCCCGTCAAACCAATtgtatgtgtcaatatttgatAACATGGTGATGAAAACTGCaccaatatttaattttgatgatACCATAACTATGGAAACGATGGTATTAACATATGAAAACAAACTACTTAAATTTACAATGCCCTCTGTATACGAGGATACTCTACTAGAAACAAGTCACATAATCAATATAAAGGACAACCATACGGACATCATATTGAAACATGAATTTAGGACATTCACGACGGAGGCACAACCCACCTCTAGATTTGAGAACAATGAAGTAGATTATTCAAGTAGCTCTTTATTTGAGACCAAAGATGATGAAGCTGTACCAATATCTCCAATTGCTTATACTGAGCTTGGCGCTACGGGAAATCTTGATTCACATAAGATGCGGATGAATAATAAGTTATCATCTTCCTTTTTAGATACGTTTATGAGAGCTAAGGAAACATCTGCAACTACAACTAGGCTACCGGAATTAAAGGCTCCATTTCAAACACAGATACCAGATAATTTCATTACAAACGAACCAAATGATGCCACATTTCAGCTTAGTTCAATGTTCAATCAACTGACCGATATAGCACATCACCTTACAACATCGATTATAAACGAATTGCCAAGTTCAAATTTGAACTCTGAAGAATATTTAAGCAAGAATATTGATCAAAATCCGTATGCATCGCATCATTTATTATATCCAAGTCTAATAGACAATGGCATCATCAGTAATCATATGTCAAAAGAAGAACTTACAAACCCGTCTGAGATAGTTAATGTGAAAACATATATTCATAGATTACTCAAGGAAccaattataaaacatttgaacGCCGATTTATTTGTAAGCTTGGTACCAACGACAACACTATTTATGAACCGTCAAGATGAGGACAAAATGACACGTTTCG AATCAAGAATGACAACAAATATCCCAAATGTAACACCAATGTTACCGGAAGCTGACTTCCCAGGAGAGAAACCCGATAAACCTGAGGTTATTAGAAGCGGCGTCG ATCAGCTCATCTTACCAATATCTATAGTTGGCGTTTTTCTTGTGAACGTCATTGCTGCAATCATTGTATTAGTGTGTAGACGTAAACGGCG TTCAGATCGAGCACGAAACCTCGATGAAGCAAAGAAAAGGAAACTAGCAGAAGAGCAGAAACAGAAACACAGGTTTAAGATACCACGCCCTAATGTCCACCCTCCAGAATACTCAAATATCGTTGACAATTCTAGCAGTGATAGCTCGACATATTACAACTATCTAAATACGGGGTTCTCTAGTTTTCACGAGGAAACTGACACGTACGAGGAAATCGACAAAAAGGTCTTAAAAGGAAGTTTGTAG